Proteins from a single region of Dryobates pubescens isolate bDryPub1 chromosome 37, bDryPub1.pri, whole genome shotgun sequence:
- the ASNSD1 gene encoding asparagine synthetase domain-containing protein 1 has translation MCGICCVVTLCSQHAVHDFLNEDTLCCLRRRGPDSSQQLIKTVSEPFYECLFSGHVLHLRGPVTAQPLEDASNNVLLWNGEIFNGVHVGDVENDTEVMFHHLALCSSEADILSLFSLLRGPWSFIYYQASRHALWFGRDYFGRRSLLWQFSGEADSTLCLASVAVQAESGNQWQEVPASGIFKIDLKAYATTKCLCLTLFPWKYSCTEKAAPEGVINVLDQVSKDLPDHIHLVMKESKLFLTAPVIPLNKTACGASGECPDTDGSNIPHVVSVETLQGFLAEEQKRKLVHQFTAVLSEAVKRRVLSLVRERDGNTRELPSISGRKAHVAVLFSGGIDSMVVAALADKHVPAGEPIDLLNVAFTAKQQTKQKGPTKNHASQEVQLSLVCPQEGCQDLDSGAHLSCFDVPDRITGRAGLKELKAINPSRTWNFVEINVTLEELKKMRQERIHDLIYPLDTVLDDSIGCAIWFASRGEGFVSNQGELKPYKSPAKVVLSGIGADEQLAGYSRHRVCFKKYGLEGLNKELEMELDRISSRNLGRDDRIIGDHGKEARFPFLDEDVVSFLSSLPVSEKADLTLPRGVGEKLILRLAAKELGLTASTVLPKRAVQFGSRIAKLENSREKAADTCSRLKLLSVGEL, from the exons ATGTGTGGTATTTGTTGTGTTGTCACTTTATGTAGCCAACATGCCGTTCATGACTTCCTTAATGAAGACACGCTCTGCTGCCTTAGAAGAAGAGGACCAGACAGCAGCCAACAACTGATAAAAACTGTGTCTGAACCCTTTTATGAGTGTCTTTTTTCTGGCCATGTGCTTCACTTGAGGGGACCAGTGACAGCTCAGCCTCTGGAAGATGCCAGTAATAATGTTCTTCTTTGGAATGGAGAAATTTTCAATGGAGTGCATGTAGGAGATGTAGAGAATGACACTGAGGTGATGTTTCATCATCTTGCATTATGCAGTAGTGAAGCAGACATTTTATCACTCTTCTCATTGCTTCGGGGTCCCTGGTCTTTCATTTATTACCAAGCATCTAGACATGCTTTGTGGTTTGGTAGAGACTATTTTGGTCGTCGTAGCTTGCTGTGGCAGTTCAGCGGTGAGGCTGACAGTACTCTCTGTCTCGCTTCTGTCGCTGTTCAGGCTGAGTCAGGTAACCAGTGGCAGGAAGTCCCAGCATCTGGAATTTTCAAAATTGATCTCAAAGCTTATGCAACAACTAAATGTTTGTGTTTAACACTGTTTCCCTGGAAATACAGCTGTACAgagaaagcagcaccagaaggagTCATTAATGTTTTGGACCAAGTTTCAAAAGACTTACCAGACCACATACATCTTGTGATGAAGGAATCAAAACTGTTTCTCACAGCACCTGTTATCCCCTTGAATAAAACAGCTTGTGGAGCTTCAGGTGAATGTCCAGACACTGATGGCAGCAACATTCCCCATGTGGTTTCTGTAGAAACCCTTCAAGGATTTCTTGCAGAGGAACAAAAGAGAAAGTTAGTCCATCAGTTTACTGCTGTGCTGAGTGAAGCAGTGAAGAGGCGGGTTTTGTCTCTtgttagagagagagatggaaacACCAGAGAGCTTCCAAGCATATCTGGCAGGAAGGCACATGTTGCGGTGCTCTTTTCTGGTGGGATTGATTCCATGGTGGTTGCAGCCCTTGCTGATAAACATGTGCCTGCAGGGGAGCCAATTGATCTTCTCAATGTGGCTTTCACGGCCAAACAACAAACTAAGCAAAAAGGTCCCACTAAAAACCATGCCAGCCAGGAAGTACAGCTCAGTTTGGTTTGTCCTCAAGAAGGTTGTCAAGATCTTGACTCTGGTGCTCACCTGTCTTGCTTTGATGTTCCTGACAGAATCACTGGTAGGGCTGGACTGAAAGAATTGAAAGCCATTAACCCTTCAAGAACCTGGAACTTTGTGGAAATCAATGTTACCCTGGAGGAACTGAAAAAAATGAGACAAGAACGCATTCATGACTTGATTTATCCACTGGATACAGTCTTAGATGACAGCATTGGCTGTGCAATATGGTTTGCTTCCAGGGGAGAGGGCTTTGTTAGTAACCAAGGAGAGCTGAAGCCATATAAAAGTCCTGCAAAG GTTGTGCTTTCAGGaattggagcagatgagcagcTTGCTGGTTATTCTCGGCACCGTGTTTGCTTCAAGAAATATGGCTTGGAGGGTCTGAATAAAGAGCTTGAAATGGAGTTGGATCGCATTTCTTCCAGGAATCTTGGCAGAGATGACAGGATTATTGGTGATCATGGAAAAGAAGCCAG gTTTCCTTTTCTTGATGAAGATGTGGTCTCATTCCTCAGTTCCCTGCCCGTCTCAGAAAAAGCTGACTTGACTTTACCTCGAGGAGTCGGCGAGAAGCTGATTCTGCGCCTGGCAGCCAAGGAGCTTGGCCTTACAGCCTCCACCGTTCTGCCCAAGAGGGCTGTGCAGTTTGGATCTCGGATTGCAAAACTAgagaacagcagagaaaaagctgcTGACACCTGCAGCAGACTGAAGTTGTTGTCGGTAGGTGAATTATAA
- the ASDURF gene encoding ASNSD1 upstream open reading frame protein produces the protein MSGRSAQEDEEEKEGESGSVRLRQKEELSRKIKEQKVVVDELSNLKKNRKVYKQQPNSNIFFLVDRTETLSQCKNTLDELKKTHQEMENPEKTKIKK, from the exons ATGTCGGGCCGCTCGGCTCAGGAAGacgaagaggagaaggaaggggagagcgGGAGCGTGAGGCTGCGCCAGAAGGAGGAGCTGAGCCGGAAG ATTAAAGAGCAGAAGGTTGTAGTTGATGAGCTTTCTAATTTGAAGAAGAACCGG aAAGTGTATAAGCAGCAGCCCAATAGCAACATATTCTTCCTTGTAGACCGAACAGAAACGCTGTCTCAGTGCAAAA ACACGTTAGATGAATTAAAGAAGACACATCAGGAGATGGAAAATCCAGAAAAGACTAAAATCAAGAAATAG